The Sagittula sp. P11 genome window below encodes:
- a CDS encoding cytochrome c oxidase subunit 3, whose product MAHAKNHDYHILNPSIWPFLGAVAGFIMLFGAVLWMKDITMWMFLIGFVGVLYTMFGWWSETVKENLVGDHTPVVLIGLRYGFILFIMSEVMFFFAWFWSFFKHAIYPIDPNGMSPAVDGVWPPAGIETFDPWHLPLINTLILLCSGCAATWAHHALVHGNRRDEIKQGLIIAVVLGLLFTALQAYEYSHAAFGFSGNIYGANFFMATGFHGAHVIIGTIFLFICLLRVYRGHFTPENHLGFEAAAWYWHFVDVVWLFLFAAVYIWGG is encoded by the coding sequence ATGGCGCATGCTAAGAACCACGACTACCACATTCTGAACCCCTCCATCTGGCCTTTCCTGGGCGCAGTGGCCGGGTTCATCATGCTCTTCGGCGCGGTGCTGTGGATGAAGGACATCACGATGTGGATGTTCCTCATCGGCTTTGTCGGCGTCCTCTACACCATGTTCGGCTGGTGGAGCGAAACCGTGAAGGAGAACCTGGTCGGCGACCACACACCCGTCGTGCTGATCGGCCTGCGTTACGGCTTCATCCTGTTCATCATGTCGGAGGTGATGTTCTTCTTCGCGTGGTTCTGGAGCTTCTTCAAGCACGCGATCTACCCGATCGACCCGAACGGCATGAGCCCGGCTGTCGACGGTGTCTGGCCGCCGGCGGGAATCGAGACGTTCGACCCCTGGCACCTTCCGCTGATCAACACGCTGATCCTGCTGTGCTCCGGCTGTGCCGCGACCTGGGCGCACCACGCGCTGGTCCACGGCAACCGCCGCGACGAGATCAAGCAGGGCCTGATCATCGCCGTCGTCCTCGGCCTGCTGTTCACCGCCCTTCAGGCGTATGAATACAGCCACGCGGCGTTCGGCTTCTCCGGGAACATCTACGGCGCCAACTTCTTCATGGCGACCGGCTTCCACGGCGCGCACGTGATCATCGGCACGATCTTCCTGTTCATCTGCCTGCTGCGCGTCTACCGCGGCCACTTCACCCCGGAAAACCACCTCGGGTTCGAGGCGGCCGCCTGGTACTGGCACTTCGTCGACGTGGTGTGGCTGTTCCTCTTCGCAGCGGTCTACATCTGGGGCGGTTGA
- a CDS encoding cytochrome c oxidase assembly protein has protein sequence MAIDPKTKTLFQTLGVVVFMGAMAWASVPFYNWFCRVTGFGGTTQVAEASAKRDILDRTIKIKFDASKDRGMPWEFKPMQTEMTVRIGEEGLAFYEAYNPTDHPVAGQATYNVAPYQAGGYFNKIECFCFTEQVLMPGERVEMPVSFFVDPEIVDDRDAKYTKHITLSYTFYEIDLPEETQAALDITGDAPGIDDKTDAKASVN, from the coding sequence ATGGCAATTGATCCAAAGACCAAGACCCTTTTCCAGACGCTCGGCGTCGTTGTCTTCATGGGCGCGATGGCCTGGGCCTCGGTGCCGTTCTACAACTGGTTCTGCCGCGTCACCGGCTTTGGCGGAACCACGCAGGTCGCCGAAGCCTCGGCCAAGCGCGACATCCTCGACCGCACCATCAAGATCAAGTTCGACGCCTCGAAGGACCGCGGGATGCCGTGGGAGTTCAAGCCCATGCAGACCGAGATGACCGTCCGCATCGGCGAAGAGGGGCTGGCGTTCTACGAGGCCTACAACCCGACCGACCACCCGGTCGCCGGTCAGGCCACTTACAACGTGGCGCCCTACCAGGCAGGCGGCTATTTCAACAAGATCGAGTGCTTCTGCTTCACCGAGCAGGTCCTGATGCCCGGCGAACGCGTCGAGATGCCGGTCAGCTTCTTCGTCGACCCCGAGATCGTCGACGACCGCGACGCGAAGTACACCAAGCATATCACGCTGTCCTACACCTTCTACGAGATCGACCTGCCCGAAGAAACGCAGGCCGCGCTCGATATCACTGGCGATGCCCCCGGCATCGACGATAAGACCGATGCGAAAGCATCCGTGAACTAA
- the cyoE gene encoding heme o synthase codes for MSDASFETRTQMGTEMRADSQEAQFGDYFALLKPRVMTLVVFTAFVGLLAAPVAIHPFLGFCAVLFIAIGGGASGALNMWYDSDIDALMKRTAKRPIPAGKVDREDALAIGLTLSAFAVVFLGLATNWLAASLLAFTIFFYVVIYTMWLKRSTPQNIVIGGAAGAFPPMIGWAAATGEVSTASVLMFCLTFLWTPPHFWALALFVRMDYDNATVPMLTVTHGRKSTRTHILVYTVLLAAFAIGLGFTQVGGPVYLATAIVLNALFLKGAWTIWRRDEAASEADNFKAEKAFFKLSLLYLFAHFGAILVDAGLERFGVLS; via the coding sequence ATGAGCGACGCCAGCTTCGAAACACGCACCCAGATGGGCACCGAGATGCGGGCCGACTCGCAGGAAGCGCAGTTCGGCGACTATTTCGCGCTGCTCAAGCCGCGTGTTATGACGCTTGTGGTGTTCACCGCCTTCGTCGGCCTGCTTGCCGCGCCCGTGGCGATCCACCCGTTCCTCGGCTTCTGCGCGGTGCTGTTCATCGCCATCGGCGGCGGTGCGTCCGGCGCCCTGAACATGTGGTACGACTCGGACATCGACGCACTGATGAAGCGCACCGCCAAGCGTCCGATCCCCGCGGGCAAGGTCGACCGTGAAGACGCGCTGGCCATCGGCCTGACGCTTTCCGCCTTTGCCGTCGTCTTCCTCGGCCTCGCGACCAACTGGCTGGCCGCATCCCTGCTGGCCTTCACCATCTTCTTCTACGTCGTGATCTACACGATGTGGCTCAAGCGCTCGACACCCCAGAACATCGTGATCGGCGGCGCCGCCGGGGCCTTCCCCCCGATGATCGGCTGGGCCGCCGCCACCGGCGAGGTCTCCACCGCCTCCGTTCTCATGTTCTGCCTGACCTTCCTCTGGACGCCGCCGCACTTCTGGGCGCTCGCGCTGTTCGTCCGCATGGACTACGACAATGCCACCGTGCCGATGCTGACTGTCACCCACGGCCGAAAGTCGACCCGCACGCACATCCTCGTCTACACCGTCCTGCTGGCCGCCTTTGCCATCGGGCTGGGCTTCACGCAGGTTGGCGGGCCGGTCTACCTCGCCACCGCCATCGTGCTGAACGCGCTGTTCCTGAAAGGCGCGTGGACCATCTGGCGCCGCGACGAAGCCGCCTCGGAGGCCGACAACTTCAAGGCCGAAAAGGCGTTCTTCAAGCTGTCCCTGCTCTACCTCTTCGCCCACTTCGGCGCGATCCTCGTGGACGCAGGGCTCGAACGCTTCGGGGTGCTGTCATGA
- the coxB gene encoding cytochrome c oxidase subunit II, producing MTFKTMMTGLLSAFVAAPALAQDLPVVGRPHQGGMGFQPASTELARDLQWLDGMILVIITAICLLVVALLAFIVVRYNQKANKTPGTFTHNSPLEIAWTIGPIVILVFIGAFSLPVLFKQQEIPEGDITIKVTGYQWYWGYEYVGEDLAYDSYMIGSPATGGDNRYSEDVQTMLTDAGYTKDEWLLATDTAVVVPVGKTIVMQVTGADVIHSWTIPAFGVKQDAVPGRLAELWFTPEREGVYFGQCSELCGIAHAYMPITVKVVSQEAYDAWLAASKDEGWYTDVRAALTN from the coding sequence ATGACCTTCAAGACGATGATGACGGGCCTACTCAGCGCCTTTGTCGCCGCGCCGGCCTTGGCGCAGGACCTGCCCGTTGTGGGCCGCCCGCACCAGGGTGGCATGGGTTTCCAGCCGGCCTCCACGGAACTGGCGCGTGACCTTCAGTGGCTCGACGGCATGATCCTGGTGATCATCACCGCGATCTGCCTGCTGGTGGTTGCCCTGCTCGCCTTCATCGTGGTGCGCTACAACCAGAAGGCCAACAAGACGCCGGGCACCTTCACGCACAACTCCCCGCTGGAGATCGCCTGGACCATCGGCCCCATCGTGATCCTCGTGTTCATCGGTGCCTTCTCCCTGCCGGTGCTGTTCAAGCAGCAGGAAATCCCGGAAGGCGACATCACCATCAAGGTGACCGGCTACCAGTGGTACTGGGGCTACGAGTACGTGGGTGAGGACCTCGCCTACGACAGCTACATGATCGGCTCCCCGGCGACCGGCGGCGACAACCGCTACTCCGAAGACGTGCAGACCATGCTGACCGACGCCGGCTACACCAAGGACGAGTGGCTGCTGGCCACCGACACCGCCGTTGTCGTGCCGGTCGGCAAGACCATCGTGATGCAGGTCACCGGCGCCGACGTGATCCACTCGTGGACCATCCCGGCCTTCGGCGTGAAGCAGGACGCGGTCCCCGGCCGCCTCGCAGAGCTGTGGTTCACCCCGGAGCGCGAAGGCGTCTACTTCGGCCAGTGCTCGGAACTCTGCGGGATCGCCCACGCCTATATGCCGATCACCGTCAAGGTGGTCAGCCAGGAAGCCTACGACGCATGGCTCGCCGCGTCGAAGGACGAAGGCTGGTACACCGACGTGCGCGCGGCACTGACCAACTGA
- the tldD gene encoding metalloprotease TldD, which yields MSDALFRPFETHLDLDRTVSLVREALSGAEDGELFLERRRSESLVLDDGRLKTASYDASEGFGLRAVKGEVAGYAHATEISESSLRRAAETARLAVGDGGGVMAPPPPGTNRTLYTDADPIAGASFPVKVDTLKEIDAFARDLDSRVVQVTASIAASLQEVAILRPEGGLVTDVRPMTRVNVSVIVEQDGRREAGTAGGGGRVTLEGLLEPVEWQSKAREALRIALVNLEAEPAPAGVMDIVLGPGWPGILLHEAIGHGLEGDANRKGTSVFAGLMGQQIASKGVTVLDDGTIPDRRGSITVDDEGTPSGKNVLIEDGKLVGFMQDRQNARLMGVTPTGNGRRESYAHIPMPRMTNTYMLGGDADPQDIVGDLKDGIWAVGFGGGQVDVTNGKFVFSCTEAYRVKDGKVGRPVKGATLIGDGASALQQIRALGNDMALDPGMGNCGKQGQWVPVGVGQPTVMIGGLTVGGAGV from the coding sequence ATGTCCGACGCACTTTTCCGCCCTTTCGAGACACATCTGGATCTTGATCGCACTGTATCGCTGGTGCGGGAGGCTCTTTCCGGGGCCGAGGACGGCGAACTTTTCCTTGAGCGGCGGCGCTCGGAATCGCTGGTCCTGGATGACGGGCGGCTCAAGACGGCGAGTTACGACGCCTCCGAAGGATTCGGATTGCGCGCGGTGAAGGGCGAGGTGGCCGGTTACGCCCATGCCACGGAGATCAGCGAATCCTCCCTCAGGCGCGCGGCAGAGACGGCGCGTCTGGCGGTGGGCGACGGCGGCGGCGTGATGGCCCCGCCGCCTCCGGGCACGAACCGCACGCTCTACACCGATGCCGACCCGATTGCCGGGGCGAGCTTTCCGGTGAAGGTGGACACCCTGAAGGAAATCGACGCCTTCGCCCGCGACCTCGACAGCCGCGTGGTGCAGGTGACGGCCAGCATCGCTGCCTCGCTGCAGGAGGTTGCGATCCTCCGTCCCGAAGGCGGCCTTGTGACCGACGTGCGCCCGATGACGCGGGTGAACGTGTCGGTGATCGTGGAACAGGACGGGCGGCGCGAGGCCGGAACGGCAGGCGGCGGCGGGCGCGTCACGCTGGAAGGACTGCTGGAGCCCGTCGAATGGCAGTCGAAGGCGCGCGAGGCGCTGCGCATCGCGCTCGTCAACCTCGAGGCGGAGCCTGCGCCGGCGGGCGTCATGGACATCGTTCTCGGCCCCGGCTGGCCCGGCATCCTGCTGCACGAGGCAATCGGGCATGGGCTCGAAGGCGATGCCAACCGCAAGGGCACATCCGTCTTCGCCGGTCTGATGGGACAGCAGATCGCGTCGAAGGGCGTGACGGTGCTGGACGACGGCACCATCCCGGACCGGCGCGGCTCGATCACCGTGGATGACGAAGGCACGCCCTCCGGCAAGAACGTCCTGATCGAGGACGGCAAGCTCGTCGGCTTCATGCAGGATCGGCAGAACGCGCGCCTGATGGGCGTGACCCCCACCGGCAACGGACGCCGCGAGAGCTATGCGCATATCCCGATGCCGCGCATGACCAACACCTACATGCTGGGCGGCGATGCCGATCCGCAGGACATCGTGGGCGATCTGAAGGACGGCATCTGGGCCGTGGGCTTCGGCGGCGGACAGGTCGACGTGACCAACGGCAAGTTCGTATTCTCCTGCACGGAGGCCTACCGCGTGAAGGACGGCAAGGTCGGCCGTCCCGTAAAGGGCGCCACGCTGATCGGCGACGGCGCCTCTGCGCTTCAGCAGATCCGCGCCCTTGGCAACGACATGGCGCTCGATCCGGGCATGGGCAACTGCGGCAAGCAGGGGCAGTGGGTGCCGGTGGGCGTCGGGCAGCCGACGGTGATGATTGGCGGCCTGACGGTCGGCGGTGCGGGTGTCTGA